A single region of the Methanobrevibacter boviskoreani JH1 genome encodes:
- a CDS encoding MATE family efflux transporter produces the protein MVGTLDNTKGVDILLGDPKKALWNTSIPLIISLFISSLYNLIDAIWVSGLGANQLAAVGFIMPIFTALLGIGNGLAAGSSSALSKYIGEDDKHRADNGSIHTILITLIISIITTVILLVFLKPILIFIGAGNTISYSLDYGYIIVLGSVFIILSNSLYGVLRGEGDSNRTMYAMLFSSILNIILDPIFIYGLNLGIRGAAVATVISLVFVNLILMYWFYIKKDTYLKPFIGNFKFDLDITRDILKVGLPASLELINNAVFAALFSMLLAYIGTTDAVAVYSTGWRVVTVATTPILAIATALVSVVGVNYGRKNYENIRIAHRYSVKMGILFGLIAAVVVYIFAPQIVAIFTYGGTSQRLNGSLIAFLLCIVFFFPTMGYGATSTYVFQGVGKGITAMFQTILRETIFTLAFAVFLSIYLDWGVYGAWLGIVLGELVVNTITMVWADLYIKGLIRNSS, from the coding sequence ATGGTAGGTACATTGGATAATACAAAAGGAGTGGATATTCTACTGGGGGATCCCAAGAAAGCTTTATGGAACACTTCCATTCCTTTAATCATTTCACTTTTCATCTCCAGTTTATACAATCTAATAGATGCTATATGGGTATCTGGTTTAGGTGCAAATCAGCTTGCGGCTGTAGGATTCATAATGCCCATATTCACGGCCCTTTTAGGTATTGGAAATGGTTTGGCTGCAGGTTCTTCCTCAGCATTGTCAAAGTATATCGGTGAGGACGATAAACATAGGGCAGATAACGGATCCATACATACAATACTAATCACTTTAATTATTTCAATAATCACGACAGTAATCCTTTTAGTATTTTTAAAGCCTATTTTGATCTTTATAGGTGCTGGAAACACGATTAGTTACAGTCTGGACTATGGATATATAATCGTTTTAGGTTCTGTCTTTATCATATTGTCCAATTCATTATATGGTGTCTTAAGGGGTGAGGGAGACTCAAACAGGACTATGTATGCAATGCTGTTCTCCTCAATTCTAAATATCATTCTGGATCCGATATTCATCTATGGTTTGAATCTTGGAATTAGGGGTGCGGCGGTTGCCACCGTAATCTCACTGGTGTTTGTAAACTTGATATTGATGTACTGGTTTTATATTAAGAAGGACACCTATCTCAAACCTTTCATCGGTAACTTTAAATTTGATTTGGATATTACAAGGGATATCCTAAAGGTAGGACTTCCTGCAAGTCTCGAACTGATAAATAATGCGGTATTTGCAGCCTTATTCTCAATGCTTCTTGCATATATCGGAACAACCGATGCGGTTGCGGTATATTCAACAGGCTGGAGGGTGGTTACCGTTGCAACCACACCGATACTTGCCATTGCAACGGCGCTCGTATCCGTTGTAGGTGTTAATTATGGTAGAAAAAACTATGAGAACATTAGGATAGCCCACAGATACTCCGTAAAGATGGGTATTCTATTTGGTCTGATTGCGGCCGTTGTTGTATATATATTTGCGCCTCAGATTGTGGCTATATTTACCTATGGAGGTACAAGTCAACGACTAAACGGAAGCCTAATCGCATTTCTGTTATGCATCGTTTTCTTTTTCCCGACTATGGGTTACGGTGCCACATCAACCTATGTGTTTCAGGGTGTAGGTAAGGGCATTACCGCAATGTTTCAAACAATCTTAAGGGAAACCATTTTCACATTGGCTTTTGCGGTATTCTTATCAATCTATTTAGACTGGGGAGTATATGGCGCATGGCTTGGAATAGTTCTAGGTGAATTGGTGGTAAATACCATCACCATGGTATGGGCCGATTTATATATCAAGGGATTAATCAGAAATAGCTCTTAA
- a CDS encoding acyltransferase family protein produces MFSGKMSFLKTPIEYIPSDPFSNISRRIPTRRIAFIDELRALSIMSLVLINTSTLLSNKGVFTYEEYVLFSTMAFGVPIFLMLLGTLMLERDYYDDIPKFLKGRFMHIILPFLLWNTVIAIVYTYYHGDLGLSMFGLTALFKTFLLQHWYAWMLIGIYLSLPILNSYIKETKIGGAEYFLVLSFLAVVIYQALEIFNTPTYFNLTFFIGPIIYLFLGYYLDHKEFKSGPNKMIWIGLILFLATTTFIVYFDVFHQGFQRTLFLHHYNFYTRSYMDVSLVIILQAAGVFLFWKYINFDSTEGIFKRFALLFKKPLISVGIKSISRSCYGIYLTHQTMLLIIFLLVDVNYFNAYYWTFILAFLTFVSSWGIITVLRKIGIPGYYIGYD; encoded by the coding sequence AGAAGGATTCCAACTAGAAGAATAGCTTTTATTGATGAGCTACGGGCCTTAAGTATAATGAGCCTTGTTTTGATAAACACGTCAACATTACTCAGCAATAAGGGAGTCTTCACCTATGAGGAATATGTCCTGTTTTCAACCATGGCCTTTGGTGTGCCGATATTCTTGATGCTTCTTGGAACATTGATGCTCGAGAGGGACTATTACGACGACATCCCCAAGTTTTTAAAAGGCAGGTTTATGCACATCATACTGCCGTTTCTACTATGGAATACGGTCATAGCCATAGTCTACACCTATTATCATGGAGATCTAGGTCTTAGCATGTTTGGTCTTACCGCACTTTTCAAGACCTTCCTACTTCAGCATTGGTATGCATGGATGTTAATAGGGATATATCTGTCACTGCCTATCCTCAATTCATATATCAAGGAAACGAAGATAGGTGGCGCAGAATATTTTCTGGTGTTGTCATTTCTTGCGGTGGTTATCTACCAGGCCCTGGAAATCTTTAACACACCGACATATTTCAACCTGACCTTCTTCATAGGTCCCATAATATACCTGTTTCTAGGATATTACCTGGACCATAAGGAATTTAAAAGCGGCCCAAATAAAATGATATGGATAGGTTTGATATTGTTTCTGGCCACAACCACATTTATCGTATACTTTGATGTCTTCCACCAGGGCTTCCAGAGGACACTGTTCCTACACCACTACAACTTTTACACACGTTCCTATATGGATGTGAGTCTGGTCATTATACTGCAGGCTGCAGGCGTATTCCTATTCTGGAAGTATATCAATTTTGATAGTACCGAGGGAATATTCAAAAGATTCGCGCTATTGTTTAAAAAACCACTAATCAGTGTTGGCATTAAGTCAATAAGCAGGTCCTGCTATGGCATCTATCTAACCCATCAAACGATGCTACTTATAATATTCCTGCTTGTGGATGTTAATTACTTCAACGCATATTATTGGACATTCATACTTGCATTTCTAACCTTTGTAAGTAGCTGGGGCATAATCACGGTTTTAAGAAAGATAGGCATACCTGGTTATTATATCGGTTATGATTAA
- a CDS encoding manganese efflux pump MntP produces MDIVSTLLIAVALAMDAFSVSLTKGFTLKNITLKQILWFGVFFGGFQSLMPILGWTLGVQLQLIVSEVAPWIAFILLVLIGANMIRESFSDDLDDDEDTFSFAELILLAVATSIDAFAVGVTYAVLKIDILIPVIIIGLVAFIFTIIGIYLGKKIGDYFGDKFEILGGVILILLGCRILLEGLGFL; encoded by the coding sequence ATGGATATAGTTTCAACCTTACTTATTGCAGTCGCACTTGCCATGGACGCATTTAGCGTTTCACTTACAAAGGGCTTTACACTTAAAAATATAACCTTAAAACAGATATTATGGTTTGGAGTATTCTTTGGCGGTTTCCAATCGTTGATGCCAATACTTGGATGGACCTTAGGTGTACAGCTTCAGCTAATCGTATCAGAGGTAGCCCCATGGATTGCATTCATACTGCTTGTTCTGATTGGAGCAAACATGATCCGTGAAAGCTTCTCTGATGATTTGGATGATGACGAGGACACCTTCTCCTTTGCTGAACTAATCCTTCTTGCCGTTGCAACAAGTATTGATGCATTTGCAGTAGGTGTAACCTATGCGGTTTTAAAGATAGACATTCTAATACCTGTAATCATAATCGGTCTTGTTGCATTTATATTTACAATCATCGGTATTTATTTAGGTAAGAAGATTGGGGACTACTTTGGTGACAAGTTCGAAATCCTTGGTGGTGTGATTCTAATTCTTCTTGGATGTAGAATACTACTTGAGGGTCTTGGATTCCTATAA
- a CDS encoding DUF368 domain-containing protein, producing the protein MGSADIIPGVSGGTIALITGIYERLVHAISSINFTFMKPLLKGDFSGFKERLLYEIDFELFIPLLLGIAVAFLSLAKLISYLLVAQTANIFAFFLGLILASAYILYTKLDGLNFKLIVTTVIGIVLSYIFVGLNPIAANHSLIVIFFSGIIAICAMILPGISGSFLLLLLGQYQYMLNCLSNLKITEMIVFIVGAVIGILGFSKVLNYLLENHESITMAFLIGIMIGTLRLPVDKITTSISGSWIPCVVLAIIGFVLIIVMEKKFNYIED; encoded by the coding sequence ATGGGTTCTGCAGATATTATTCCAGGGGTATCTGGAGGTACCATTGCATTGATTACCGGTATCTACGAACGTCTGGTACATGCGATAAGTAGTATTAATTTTACTTTTATGAAACCTCTTTTAAAAGGAGATTTCTCAGGCTTTAAAGAAAGACTGTTATATGAGATAGACTTTGAACTGTTCATACCATTGCTTCTAGGTATAGCTGTTGCATTCCTATCACTTGCAAAACTAATCAGTTACCTGCTTGTTGCACAGACCGCAAACATATTTGCATTCTTTTTAGGATTAATTTTAGCATCCGCATATATCCTATATACCAAACTGGACGGATTAAACTTCAAGCTGATAGTTACAACCGTAATTGGAATAGTGTTATCATATATCTTTGTTGGTTTAAATCCAATAGCTGCAAACCATAGTCTAATTGTAATATTCTTCTCAGGAATAATAGCTATATGTGCAATGATTCTACCAGGTATATCAGGATCATTTTTATTGTTGCTTCTCGGACAATACCAGTATATGCTAAACTGTTTAAGCAATCTAAAAATTACGGAAATGATTGTATTTATTGTCGGTGCGGTGATTGGTATTTTAGGATTTTCAAAAGTCTTAAACTATCTACTTGAAAATCATGAATCAATTACAATGGCATTCTTGATTGGTATTATGATTGGAACATTGAGACTACCAGTAGATAAGATCACAACCAGCATCAGTGGTTCATGGATTCCATGTGTAGTCCTTGCAATCATAGGTTTTGTTTTAATAATAGTTATGGAGAAAAAATTTAATTATATTGAAGATTAA